In the Epinephelus lanceolatus isolate andai-2023 chromosome 6, ASM4190304v1, whole genome shotgun sequence genome, one interval contains:
- the ebna1bp2 gene encoding putative rRNA-processing protein EBP2 — protein sequence MIIDNSTMESAEEEELLGQDSEEENSELSDDELQEAFAKGLLKPGMNVLVDKSKKFVNNVEGLKQCLADFRKDLPWVERLDMTNLPVEDVLSKAEGKVPSMKNGDVNADDDFQREMFFYRQAQATVLEALPLLSKHGIATKRPDDYFAEMAKSDQQMQKIRKKLISKQMILEKSEKAKKLREQRKFGKKVQVEVIQKRQKEKKAMMTAVKKYQKGMTDKLDFLEGDQKKGKDSSQGPNKAMNKKGPNAKRKYKDQKFGFGGKKSGKKWNTKESFNDVSSFRAKVAHAKGGKGGKKGGKGGKQNKRPGKSVRKKMKSRS from the exons ATGATTATCGATAACAGCACTATGGagtcagcagaggaggaggagctgctcGGACAAGACTCCGAGGAGGAGAACAGTGAATTATCAGACGATGAG ctCCAAGAAGCCTTCGCAAAAGGGTTGTTGAAACCTGGGATGAACGTATTGGTGGATAAATCCAAAAAATTTGTCAACAATGTG GAGGGTTTAAAACAGTGCCTTGCTGACTTCCGTAAAGACCTTCCCTGGGTGGAGAGGTTGGACATGACCAACCTGCCGGTGGAGGACGTTTTATCCAAAGCTGAAGGGAAAGTTCCAAGCATGAAAAATGGAGATGTCAATGCAGATGATGATTTCCAGAGAGAGATGTTCTT CTATCGTCAAGCCCAAGCTACAGTTCTCGAGGCACTGCCTCTCCTGAGTAAGCATGGGATAGCCACCAAGAGGCCGGACGATTACTTTGCAGAGATGGCCAAGTCTGATCAGCAGATGCAGAAG ATCAGGAAAAAACTGATCTCAAAGCAGATGATACTGGAGAAGTCGGAGAAGGCCAAGAAACTGCGCGAGCAAAGGAAGTTTGGCAAAAAG GTCCAAGTAGAAGTGATTCAGAAGAggcagaaagagaagaaagcCATGATGACTGCTGTAAAGAAATACCAAAAAG GAATGACCGACAAACTGGATTTCTTGGAAGGAGACCAGAAAAAGGGTAAAGACTCTTCTCAGGGTCCCAACAAAGCGATGAACAAGAAAGG TCCCAATGCCAAGCGAAAATACAAAGACCAGAAATTTGGCTTCGGGGGCAAGAAGAGTGGGAAGAAGTGGAACACCAAGGAGAGCTTCAACGACGTTTCCAGTTTCCGTGCCAAAGTGGCTCACGCAAAGGGCGGCAAGGGAGGGAAGAAGGGCGGCAAAGGAGGGAAACAAAAT AAACGCCCGGGCAAGTCTGTTCGCAAGAAGATGAAGTCACGCTCGTAA